In one window of Pseudorasbora parva isolate DD20220531a chromosome 7, ASM2467924v1, whole genome shotgun sequence DNA:
- the LOC137083816 gene encoding pro-neuropeptide Y-like isoform X2, translating to MRSHQFMFMIFAVMWIVTVTDAYPFTSDTVIPGEDMTRYYSALRNYIKLITRQRYGKRNSPEHRFQSLLLRATPGSIPETTNEEASTEHNSIRFKEMLIW from the exons ATGCGCTCTCATCAGTTCATGTTCATGATCTTTGCTGTGATGTGGATAGTGACTGTCACAGATGCATATCCATTCACATCAGACACTGTCATTCCTGGAGAGGACATGACCAGATATTACTCTGCCCTGCGGAACTATATCAAGCTCATCACACGACAAAG GTATGGGAAAAGAAACAGTCCTGAACACAGGTTCCAGAGTCTGCTGTTGAGAGCGACACCAGGAAGCATCCCTGAGACGACAAATGAGGAAGCAAGCACTGAACATAACAGCATCAG ATTCAAGGAAATGCTAATTTGGTGA
- the LOC137083816 gene encoding pro-neuropeptide Y-like isoform X1 → MMRSHQFMFMIFAVMWIVTVTDAYPFTSDTVIPGEDMTRYYSALRNYIKLITRQRYGKRNSPEHRFQSLLLRATPGSIPETTNEEASTEHNSIRFKEMLIW, encoded by the exons ATG ATGCGCTCTCATCAGTTCATGTTCATGATCTTTGCTGTGATGTGGATAGTGACTGTCACAGATGCATATCCATTCACATCAGACACTGTCATTCCTGGAGAGGACATGACCAGATATTACTCTGCCCTGCGGAACTATATCAAGCTCATCACACGACAAAG GTATGGGAAAAGAAACAGTCCTGAACACAGGTTCCAGAGTCTGCTGTTGAGAGCGACACCAGGAAGCATCCCTGAGACGACAAATGAGGAAGCAAGCACTGAACATAACAGCATCAG ATTCAAGGAAATGCTAATTTGGTGA